One Setaria viridis chromosome 5, Setaria_viridis_v4.0, whole genome shotgun sequence genomic region harbors:
- the LOC117857284 gene encoding receptor-like serine/threonine-protein kinase SD1-6 isoform X5 yields MSPEYAMDGLISIKSDVFSFGVMVLEIITGKRNRGSYEPELDVNLLGYAWMLWREGRSLELLDEALGGSFHHSRVLRCIQVALLCVEAQPRNRPLMSSVVTMLASENTVLPEPNEPGVNPGMSTSSDTESSRTRSATSNYVTVTRLEARSTGNSPL; encoded by the exons ATGTCCCCGGAGTACGCAATGGACGGCCTCATCTCGATAAAATCCGACGTCTTCAGCTTCGGCGTCATGGTGCTGGAGATCATCACCGGCAAGAGGAACCGTGGCTCCTACGAACCAGAGCTCGATGTCAACCTCCTAGGATAT GCATGGATGCTGTGGAGAGAAGGGAGAAGCTTGGAGCTGCTGGACGAGGCGTTGGGTGGCAGCTTCCACCACAGCAGGGTGCTGCGGTGCATCCAGGTCGCCCTGCTGTGCGTCGAAGCGCAGCCGAGGAACAGGCCCCTGATGTCGTCGGTGGTGACGATGCTGGCGAGCGAGAACACCGTGCTCCCTGAGCCCAACGAGCCCGGAGTGAACCCTGGAATGAGCACGTCGTCGGACACGGAGTCGTCCCGGACTCGGAGCGCCACCTCCAACTATGTGACGGTGACCAGATTAGAGGCGAG GTCCACTGGTAACTCTCCCCTGTAA